A region from the Francisella orientalis FNO12 genome encodes:
- the truA gene encoding tRNA pseudouridine(38-40) synthase TruA, translating to MKNYLLQIEYFGKNYCGWQRQSHSPSVQEELEKALSKIANQNIEVTCAGRTDTGVHATSQVVNFHSDADRTLSSWMRGTNALLPKDIKILDIREVDNDFNSRFTAINRTYNYIIYNNITSSPIFVEHCLWENRELNIDKMNQACKYLLGEQDFTSFRSSQCQSNTPFRNIQKAEFIKLGNFIVFEVIGNAFLHHMIRNFIGSLLKVGLEFESPEWIKLVLEAKDRTRAAETAKAHGLYFVGVEYPDFSFRRRVMELFY from the coding sequence ATGAAAAATTATCTACTACAAATTGAGTACTTTGGTAAAAACTACTGTGGTTGGCAAAGGCAATCTCATTCGCCAAGTGTTCAAGAAGAGCTAGAAAAAGCACTCTCAAAAATTGCAAATCAAAATATAGAAGTTACTTGTGCTGGTCGAACTGATACCGGCGTACATGCGACTTCGCAAGTTGTTAACTTTCATTCGGATGCAGATAGGACTCTTAGCTCTTGGATGAGAGGTACAAATGCTCTTTTACCAAAAGATATCAAAATACTAGATATCAGAGAAGTTGATAATGATTTTAATTCGAGATTTACAGCAATAAATAGAACCTATAATTATATTATCTATAATAATATAACTAGTTCACCAATATTTGTGGAACATTGTTTGTGGGAAAATAGAGAGTTAAATATAGATAAAATGAATCAAGCCTGTAAATACTTATTAGGTGAACAAGATTTTACATCTTTTAGATCATCTCAATGTCAGTCTAATACGCCATTTAGAAATATTCAAAAAGCTGAGTTTATCAAACTGGGGAATTTTATAGTATTTGAGGTTATTGGTAATGCTTTTCTGCACCATATGATTAGAAATTTTATAGGCTCATTGCTAAAAGTAGGTTTAGAATTTGAATCTCCAGAATGGATTAAGCTAGTATTAGAAGCTAAGGACAGAACGAGAGCAGCTGAAACAGCTAAAGCACATGGTCTATACTTTGTTGGGGTTGAGTATCCTGATTTTAGCTTTAGACGTCGAGTAATGGAGCTTTTTTATTAG
- a CDS encoding fumarylacetoacetate hydrolase family protein — translation MQIDLTKSKVVCVGRNYVEHIHELNNEVPDSPVIFIKPNSSISKDLGLSPTREIHYECEIVFAFDHDSNIKVVGLGLDLTDRNLQSKLKSNGLPWELAKAFDNSAIISDFVEIDSQDIEFLNFKAYKNNSLIQQGSYDLMIYKPQQIIDFLSQNEISVAENDLLMTGTPRGVGVVNHGDKFRIALFCKDRKILEATFG, via the coding sequence ATGCAAATTGATCTGACAAAATCAAAAGTGGTTTGTGTTGGTAGGAATTATGTTGAACATATTCATGAGCTAAATAATGAAGTTCCAGATAGTCCAGTTATATTCATTAAGCCTAATTCAAGTATATCTAAAGATCTTGGATTATCCCCAACTAGAGAAATACATTATGAATGTGAGATAGTCTTTGCATTTGATCATGATTCAAATATAAAAGTAGTAGGTTTAGGCTTAGATTTAACTGATAGAAATTTGCAATCAAAACTTAAGAGTAATGGACTACCATGGGAATTAGCTAAAGCTTTTGATAATAGCGCTATAATTAGTGATTTTGTTGAGATTGATAGTCAAGATATTGAATTTTTAAACTTTAAAGCATATAAAAATAACTCCTTAATTCAACAAGGTAGCTACGATTTAATGATTTATAAACCTCAACAAATTATAGATTTTTTAAGTCAAAATGAGATATCTGTGGCTGAAAATGATTTACTGATGACAGGAACACCTAGAGGTGTTGGAGTAGTAAATCATGGCGATAAATTTAGAATAGCCCTTTTTTGTAAAGATAGAAAAATATTAGAAGCAACTTTTGGATAA
- the lptB gene encoding LPS export ABC transporter ATP-binding protein, producing MEKYTLEAKRLGKKYGARWVVNNVSMKVSTGEIVGLLGPNGAGKTTSFYMIVGLVAATRGKVRMGDEDVTKMPIHLRARRGLGYLPQEASVFRKLSVEDNIVAILETRKELNKIQIEEKLNELLDEFSIQHIRKSLGMSLSGGERRRVEIARALSMDPKFILLDEPFAGVDPVSVIEIKEVVRHLKDRGIGVLITDHNVRETLDICERAYIVNAGNMLAAGSPEEVLADETVRKVYLGEDFKL from the coding sequence ATGGAAAAATATACATTAGAAGCAAAAAGATTGGGTAAAAAGTACGGTGCTCGCTGGGTAGTAAATAATGTGTCTATGAAAGTTTCAACAGGTGAAATTGTTGGATTACTAGGTCCTAATGGTGCGGGAAAAACCACATCTTTCTATATGATTGTTGGACTTGTCGCTGCCACACGTGGCAAGGTACGTATGGGTGATGAAGATGTAACAAAAATGCCAATTCACTTAAGAGCACGAAGAGGGTTGGGATATTTACCTCAAGAAGCTTCTGTATTTAGAAAGCTAAGTGTAGAAGATAATATTGTAGCTATATTAGAAACTCGTAAAGAGCTTAATAAAATCCAAATAGAAGAAAAACTTAATGAACTTTTAGATGAATTTAGTATTCAACATATTCGCAAAAGTTTAGGTATGAGTTTATCTGGTGGAGAGCGAAGAAGGGTTGAGATTGCAAGAGCATTATCTATGGATCCTAAGTTTATTCTCCTCGATGAACCATTTGCAGGGGTTGACCCAGTTTCGGTAATTGAAATTAAAGAAGTTGTAAGACATCTTAAAGATAGAGGGATAGGTGTATTAATTACAGACCATAATGTACGTGAGACGCTTGATATTTGTGAAAGAGCATATATTGTGAATGCTGGAAATATGCTAGCCGCTGGTTCTCCAGAAGAAGTCTTAGCTGATGAGACAGTTAGAAAAGTATATCTTGGAGAAGATTTTAAATTGTAA
- a CDS encoding LptA/OstA family protein — MRRVRLTVAIFLSFTSYAFSDVSENQIDSSLQMYDSALQEDNVADNEKEDNSPTNSLKEYGPVTICSDSVTYDDNQRVITYLGNVFVMQIHNNHILCHKLTTPKDNIVYFERDPSFTLEQLQQSWLTTAKKLCAEQKECNFISGQRLVINLDDKKKLKTFTMISDDNHNSQFYTYPTNSNPDYKTVKTATRGPVEGKSKMIIYHVDDKHLEMYRKAVAYQNDNVYKGEKVIFDIDHDLISIPGSENRRSTIMLDGVQKQTRIDTGLTPIGDYGKDRQKGSVIGLNTYNTST; from the coding sequence ATGCGTCGAGTTAGATTGACTGTGGCAATTTTTCTTTCGTTTACATCATATGCCTTTTCAGATGTAAGCGAAAATCAGATTGATAGTAGTTTGCAAATGTATGATTCTGCACTTCAAGAAGATAATGTTGCTGATAATGAAAAAGAAGATAATTCGCCTACTAATAGTCTAAAGGAGTATGGTCCTGTTACTATATGTTCTGATAGTGTTACCTATGATGATAATCAGCGTGTAATTACTTATTTAGGCAATGTATTTGTGATGCAGATTCATAATAATCATATTCTTTGTCATAAGCTTACAACGCCTAAAGATAATATTGTTTACTTCGAAAGAGATCCTTCATTTACTCTAGAACAATTACAACAAAGTTGGCTAACAACAGCTAAAAAACTTTGTGCTGAGCAAAAAGAGTGTAACTTTATATCTGGTCAAAGACTAGTAATAAATTTAGATGATAAAAAGAAGCTAAAGACATTTACTATGATTTCGGATGATAATCATAATTCTCAATTCTATACCTATCCTACAAATTCAAATCCTGATTATAAGACTGTTAAAACAGCCACTAGGGGACCTGTTGAAGGTAAATCAAAAATGATAATTTATCATGTCGATGATAAACATTTAGAAATGTATAGAAAGGCTGTAGCTTATCAAAATGATAATGTTTACAAAGGTGAAAAAGTAATCTTTGATATTGATCACGATTTAATATCTATTCCAGGTAGTGAAAATAGAAGATCTACAATAATGTTAGATGGGGTGCAGAAACAGACTAGAATTGATACTGGGCTTACACCTATTGGTGATTATGGTAAAGATAGACAAAAAGGAAGTGTGATAGGATTGAACACTTATAACACCAGTACATAA
- the lptC gene encoding LPS export ABC transporter periplasmic protein LptC — protein MKFFTKYSLFANVLSIIIIIFAMLYISYNALDGAKPLKSNQQKNRVELKAFDFTYNKYDVKGNLATNFFSKELRRYINQDLFMIDLTEKSYDSKTGKLQWQVKSKHGYIQQFTGQNLTHLYDGVDSIIYTNGNAVDSQNNKKPDSTSLDKIFIKTSEIFYNSGSKDFYNARFTKMYDPETGNNTTGIGVAGNSNSKVIRLGKNVRSYYASS, from the coding sequence ATGAAGTTCTTCACTAAGTATTCTTTATTTGCGAATGTACTCTCAATAATAATTATTATCTTTGCTATGCTTTATATAAGTTATAATGCTCTAGATGGTGCAAAACCTCTTAAAAGTAATCAACAAAAAAATCGAGTTGAGTTAAAAGCTTTTGATTTTACTTATAATAAGTATGATGTAAAAGGTAATTTAGCAACAAACTTTTTTTCTAAAGAGTTAAGGCGTTATATTAATCAAGATTTATTCATGATTGATCTTACTGAAAAAAGTTATGATAGTAAAACTGGTAAGTTGCAATGGCAAGTTAAATCTAAACATGGTTATATTCAACAGTTTACAGGGCAGAACTTAACTCACTTATATGATGGTGTTGATTCTATTATATATACTAATGGCAATGCAGTAGACTCTCAAAATAATAAAAAGCCTGATTCAACATCTTTGGATAAGATTTTCATTAAAACGTCAGAGATATTTTATAACTCGGGTTCAAAAGACTTTTATAATGCTAGATTTACAAAAATGTATGATCCTGAAACTGGTAATAATACAACAGGCATAGGAGTAGCCGGCAACTCAAACTCAAAGGTTATAAGACTTGGAAAGAATGTAAGGAGCTACTATGCGTCGAGTTAG
- a CDS encoding KdsC family phosphatase: MKIRKEKNIKLAIFDVDGVLTDSGIIISNDGNEFKNFNVKDGLGLVLLQKLGIRVAIITGKESKIVHDRFISLGLDAEDIYQGQKNKVKAYENLKNKYDLNDQDIAYMGDDLPDLVLMNKVGLSATPFDSIEIVKEYADYICQNRGGNAAVREFCDYIIKHMGLHNKIINDFLEFGGVK, translated from the coding sequence ATGAAAATAAGAAAAGAGAAAAATATTAAATTAGCGATCTTTGATGTTGATGGGGTTCTTACTGATAGTGGGATAATAATCTCAAATGACGGGAATGAATTTAAAAACTTTAATGTCAAAGATGGACTCGGCTTAGTCCTGCTTCAAAAGTTAGGTATTAGAGTAGCTATTATAACTGGCAAAGAATCAAAGATTGTTCATGATAGATTTATAAGCTTGGGCTTAGATGCTGAAGATATTTATCAAGGGCAAAAAAATAAAGTTAAGGCATACGAAAACTTAAAAAACAAGTATGATTTAAATGATCAAGATATTGCTTATATGGGTGATGATCTACCAGATCTTGTCTTGATGAATAAAGTAGGACTATCTGCAACTCCTTTTGATTCGATAGAAATAGTAAAAGAATATGCTGACTACATTTGTCAAAACAGAGGTGGCAATGCTGCTGTCAGAGAGTTTTGTGATTATATTATCAAGCACATGGGACTACATAATAAAATCATTAATGACTTTTTAGAGTTTGGCGGAGTGAAATAA
- the ppa gene encoding inorganic diphosphatase, which yields MLKNIPCGKDVPNDFNVVIEIPQDSDPIKYEFDKDSNMIVVDRFMSSTMRYPCNYGFVPNTLYDDGDPIDVLVLAPYPLAVGCVINCRAVGVFKMEDDGGVDAKIIAVPSAKLTKEYDHINDVDDLPVTLKQRIEHFFTHYKDLDSGKWVKVDGWDNAAFAKQEIKKSISNYK from the coding sequence ATGCTAAAAAATATACCTTGTGGAAAAGATGTTCCTAATGATTTCAATGTTGTAATTGAAATACCTCAAGATAGTGATCCGATCAAATATGAATTTGATAAAGATAGTAATATGATTGTAGTTGATAGATTCATGTCATCTACAATGAGATATCCGTGTAACTATGGTTTTGTTCCAAATACTCTTTATGATGATGGTGACCCTATTGATGTATTAGTTTTAGCCCCATATCCATTGGCAGTAGGTTGTGTGATCAACTGTAGAGCTGTTGGTGTTTTCAAAATGGAAGATGATGGTGGTGTTGATGCTAAAATTATTGCGGTACCAAGCGCTAAGCTAACTAAAGAGTATGATCATATTAATGATGTTGATGATTTACCGGTAACACTAAAGCAAAGAATTGAACATTTCTTTACTCATTATAAAGATCTTGATTCAGGCAAATGGGTAAAAGTTGATGGTTGGGATAATGCTGCTTTTGCTAAGCAAGAAATTAAAAAATCTATCAGTAACTATAAATAA
- a CDS encoding D-alanyl-D-alanine carboxypeptidase family protein, with amino-acid sequence MKFKKIVLLTASLVATTAFATPNISSSSDPYFNGSNGLEQKDIIVRPVNIELDAPAWVAMNYRTGDIVSQKNMDVRRPPASLTKIMTSYIIASEIKAGNLSWDTMVPISEKAASTGGSKMYVKAGAKVSVKNLVTGMDVVSGNDATIALAEYIGGTAEAFTDLMNQTAKAIGMNNTHFANPDGLPGGEQYTTAHDMSLLARSYIYNFPDAYKIYDDRGLVWNATEQESVSIADRKQCLPKFDRSSGSVLESFSAKGLDSQTQDKCSKLFPKSDNFVLQNNRNRLLFTFDGADGMKTGYTDAAGYCLVSSAKQDGERFISVVLGTNSSAKRDSESSKLLRYAISKYENVLLYKANSPVTISADNIPNAKAGQKITVASTQNIYQTVPKTYIPFLKQGIVFTPGIKAPIKKGQTVGELVITLGDTKEKIASVPVVSMNDISQRGWW; translated from the coding sequence ATGAAATTTAAAAAGATAGTTTTATTAACAGCTAGTTTGGTGGCCACTACGGCTTTCGCAACTCCAAATATTTCGTCCAGTTCTGACCCATATTTTAACGGCAGTAATGGACTAGAACAAAAAGATATAATAGTAAGACCAGTTAATATTGAATTAGATGCTCCAGCATGGGTGGCTATGAATTATCGTACTGGAGATATTGTTAGTCAAAAGAATATGGATGTTAGAAGACCTCCCGCTAGCTTAACAAAAATCATGACATCATATATTATTGCTAGTGAAATCAAAGCTGGAAATCTGAGTTGGGATACTATGGTACCGATAAGTGAAAAGGCTGCTTCTACTGGAGGATCTAAAATGTATGTAAAAGCTGGTGCTAAAGTTTCTGTCAAAAACTTAGTAACAGGTATGGATGTGGTTTCTGGTAATGATGCCACTATAGCTCTTGCTGAATATATCGGCGGAACAGCAGAAGCATTTACAGATTTAATGAATCAAACAGCTAAAGCGATTGGAATGAATAATACTCATTTTGCTAACCCCGATGGTTTACCAGGAGGAGAACAATACACTACAGCTCATGATATGTCACTTTTAGCAAGATCTTACATATATAACTTCCCAGATGCATATAAGATATATGATGATAGAGGTTTAGTATGGAATGCTACAGAACAGGAGTCTGTAAGCATTGCAGACCGTAAACAATGCTTGCCAAAATTCGATCGTTCTAGCGGCAGTGTATTAGAAAGTTTCTCTGCTAAAGGTTTAGATTCACAAACTCAGGATAAGTGTTCTAAATTATTTCCTAAGAGTGATAATTTTGTTCTTCAAAACAATAGAAATAGACTTCTATTCACTTTTGATGGTGCTGACGGCATGAAAACTGGTTATACGGACGCAGCTGGTTACTGTCTAGTTTCTTCTGCGAAACAAGATGGTGAAAGATTCATTTCTGTAGTTCTTGGTACTAACAGTTCAGCTAAGAGAGACTCAGAATCATCTAAACTGCTAAGATATGCTATAAGTAAATATGAAAATGTTCTACTATACAAGGCTAACTCGCCTGTTACGATAAGTGCGGATAATATTCCTAATGCTAAGGCAGGACAAAAAATAACGGTTGCTTCAACTCAAAACATATACCAAACAGTTCCTAAAACATATATACCATTCTTAAAACAAGGTATAGTCTTCACTCCAGGCATAAAAGCCCCAATTAAGAAAGGACAAACTGTAGGTGAGCTCGTTATAACACTTGGTGATACTAAAGAAAAAATAGCAAGCGTACCAGTAGTATCGATGAATGATATATCACAGAGAGGCTGGTGGTAA
- a CDS encoding HP0495 family protein, which yields MSEDNKNEQPETFFEFPCQFPIKIMANPQKETVEFILKVFEKHVPKHDEIDFNTKESKTGKYISITAIFTADSKEQLDNIYKEISSHPKVHMVL from the coding sequence ATGTCTGAAGATAATAAAAATGAACAACCAGAAACTTTTTTTGAATTTCCTTGCCAGTTTCCGATTAAAATAATGGCAAATCCACAAAAAGAGACTGTTGAGTTTATTCTTAAAGTTTTTGAAAAACATGTACCAAAACATGATGAAATTGATTTTAATACTAAAGAAAGTAAAACTGGCAAGTATATATCTATTACAGCCATATTTACAGCTGATAGTAAAGAACAGCTAGATAATATTTACAAAGAAATTTCTAGTCATCCTAAAGTACACATGGTTTTATAA
- the lipB gene encoding lipoyl(octanoyl) transferase LipB encodes MKEDIIIRDLGLQPYSDVFKQMADFTIERDNTTKDEIWLVEHPSVFTQGKHSKPEHVLNPHDIPIVETDRGGQVTYHGPGQVVIYFMLDIKRNKLGAKKLVDIVEQACTNILQKHYNLNSHTIENAHGIYINNKKIASLGLRIKQGKSYHGIAINTKMDLMPFSYINPCGYTNLEMCQLSDFFDRIDVKTIQNQYVNEFIELIEL; translated from the coding sequence ATGAAAGAAGATATCATAATTAGAGATTTAGGATTGCAGCCATATTCTGATGTTTTTAAACAAATGGCTGATTTTACAATCGAACGCGATAACACTACTAAGGATGAGATTTGGCTTGTTGAACATCCTAGTGTCTTTACACAGGGCAAGCATAGTAAACCCGAGCACGTTTTAAACCCACATGATATACCAATTGTTGAAACTGATCGTGGTGGACAAGTTACATATCATGGTCCTGGTCAGGTTGTTATATATTTTATGCTTGACATAAAAAGAAATAAACTTGGTGCAAAGAAATTGGTCGATATAGTTGAGCAAGCCTGTACAAATATACTTCAGAAGCATTATAATCTCAATTCTCACACTATTGAAAATGCTCATGGCATATATATAAATAACAAAAAAATTGCTTCTCTTGGTTTAAGAATAAAGCAAGGTAAAAGCTACCATGGCATTGCTATAAATACTAAAATGGATCTTATGCCATTTAGCTATATTAATCCATGTGGATATACCAATTTAGAGATGTGTCAATTATCTGATTTTTTTGACAGAATAGATGTTAAGACTATACAAAACCAATATGTCAATGAATTTATAGAATTGATTGAGCTATAA
- a CDS encoding DUF3568 family protein: MLIGAGVYGVDQAASYSENLDYSVVEVNESVLNTLAKIPGVTITKNIITNQASEIDGSVNSRRFKGTFNISIARIADNSSTLTIKYDIFGDKVQSKRFLEDVKTDLHKNYN, encoded by the coding sequence TTGCTAATTGGTGCGGGTGTGTATGGTGTTGATCAAGCTGCATCATATTCAGAGAATCTTGATTACTCAGTTGTAGAAGTTAATGAATCTGTTCTAAATACTTTAGCAAAAATACCAGGTGTAACCATAACCAAAAATATCATAACTAATCAAGCGTCAGAAATTGATGGTAGTGTAAATTCTAGGAGATTTAAAGGTACATTCAATATTAGTATAGCTAGGATAGCTGACAATTCATCAACATTAACTATTAAATACGATATATTTGGTGATAAAGTTCAGTCGAAAAGATTTCTTGAAGATGTGAAAACAGATCTACATAAGAACTATAATTAA
- the rpoD gene encoding RNA polymerase sigma factor RpoD: MTREDLLSDLKDLMVDGKERGYLTRADILDALPGDVSEDPKKYEEIEAILIDAGIDVYDRTPELDEDDERKVSEANLDDLKGKTSDPIRMYMREMGIVDLLDKKGETDIAIRIEEGTTEVFSTILSYPIVVKTYIERFRELEEKAVDYIASQDIEDEPVAKYIRFNEIMAGFSDEQIAEEKVAEDDHDEKIDTQRAYNFFTNLEKMFEEYQEKPNKKLYSKIVKEFESLRLSTSHLQKLVDYIRLPYARVKEFERKILRLCVERSRTPRQEFIKVYEIGSVEWLLPLTKKYKFTDNTIKEIHNLTKQINQFQSLMMMEIEELKKVNIEISKSEAKITQAKKEMIEANLRLVVSEAKKYTNRGLHFLDIIQEGNIGLMKAVDKFDYRKGFKFSTYATWWIRQAITRSIADQARTIRVPVHMIETINKVNRIKRQILQEKGREATEEEIIEYTPNMTKDKLKKILNISHTPISMESPIGDDEDSTVGDFIEDKNNYSPIEAANLENLREAIKELIDTGLTEREAKVLMMRFGIGMNTDHTLEEVGKQFNVTRERIRQIEAKALRKLKHPSRSTFLKTFL, from the coding sequence AGCAGATATTTTAGATGCATTGCCAGGAGATGTGTCAGAAGATCCAAAAAAATATGAAGAAATAGAAGCTATCCTCATAGATGCTGGTATTGATGTATATGATAGAACTCCTGAGTTAGATGAAGATGATGAAAGAAAAGTAAGCGAAGCAAACTTAGATGATTTAAAAGGAAAAACATCTGATCCTATTCGTATGTATATGCGTGAAATGGGGATAGTTGACCTTTTAGATAAAAAAGGTGAAACTGATATTGCTATTAGGATCGAAGAAGGTACTACTGAAGTTTTTAGTACTATTTTGAGTTATCCAATAGTTGTCAAAACTTATATTGAGCGTTTTCGTGAGTTAGAAGAGAAGGCGGTTGATTATATAGCTTCTCAAGATATTGAAGATGAGCCAGTTGCTAAATATATTCGTTTTAATGAAATTATGGCTGGGTTTAGTGATGAACAAATAGCTGAAGAAAAAGTTGCAGAAGATGATCATGATGAGAAGATTGATACTCAAAGGGCTTATAATTTCTTCACAAATCTTGAGAAAATGTTTGAAGAGTATCAAGAGAAGCCAAACAAAAAACTTTATAGCAAAATAGTCAAAGAGTTTGAAAGTTTGAGATTGTCTACTTCCCATTTACAGAAATTAGTTGATTATATTAGGCTTCCTTATGCAAGAGTTAAGGAGTTTGAGCGAAAAATTCTTAGATTGTGTGTGGAAAGATCAAGAACTCCTCGTCAAGAATTCATAAAAGTGTATGAAATAGGATCTGTTGAATGGCTACTACCATTAACTAAAAAGTATAAATTTACAGATAATACTATTAAAGAAATCCATAATTTAACAAAACAAATTAATCAATTCCAGAGTCTGATGATGATGGAAATTGAAGAGCTCAAGAAAGTTAATATTGAGATTTCTAAAAGTGAAGCAAAAATTACTCAAGCTAAAAAGGAAATGATTGAAGCAAATTTGAGATTAGTTGTTTCTGAAGCTAAAAAATATACCAATAGAGGATTGCATTTCTTAGATATCATTCAAGAAGGTAATATCGGCTTAATGAAAGCTGTAGATAAATTTGATTATCGCAAAGGTTTTAAGTTTTCAACTTATGCGACTTGGTGGATTCGCCAAGCAATTACTCGCTCAATTGCTGACCAGGCTAGAACAATTCGTGTACCTGTACATATGATTGAGACTATTAATAAAGTTAATAGAATTAAGCGTCAAATTCTTCAAGAAAAAGGTCGTGAGGCTACAGAGGAGGAAATTATAGAATATACTCCGAATATGACTAAAGATAAGCTTAAAAAGATTCTCAATATATCTCATACTCCAATCTCTATGGAAAGCCCAATTGGTGATGATGAAGATTCTACAGTTGGTGATTTTATTGAGGATAAAAATAATTATTCTCCGATAGAGGCTGCAAATTTAGAAAATCTAAGAGAAGCAATTAAGGAGCTTATTGATACTGGTTTAACTGAGAGAGAAGCAAAGGTTCTTATGATGCGATTTGGTATTGGTATGAATACTGATCATACTCTAGAAGAGGTAGGCAAGCAGTTTAATGTTACTAGAGAGCGTATTAGACAGATTGAGGCAAAAGCTCTTAGAAAACTTAAGCATCCATCAAGATCGACATTTTTGAAGACATTTTTATAA